In Collimonas arenae, a single genomic region encodes these proteins:
- a CDS encoding chemotaxis protein CheW has product MTLAQTPVQMRRAAAQHEVAGHEFLTFTLGKEEYGIDILKVQELRGYDNVTQIANAPDFLKGVVNLRGVITPIIDMRIKFKLDATAYDQFTVVIILHLGQRTVGMVVDGVSDVITLSSEQIKPAPEMGTVLNTDYLIGLGTLADRMLILLDIDKLMSSDEIGLINKLAS; this is encoded by the coding sequence ATGACGCTCGCCCAAACACCTGTCCAGATGCGCCGTGCCGCTGCACAACATGAGGTCGCTGGCCACGAATTCCTGACTTTTACCCTGGGTAAAGAAGAATACGGCATCGATATTCTCAAGGTGCAGGAGCTGCGCGGCTACGACAACGTCACCCAGATCGCTAACGCCCCCGATTTCCTGAAGGGCGTGGTCAACCTGCGCGGCGTGATCACGCCGATCATCGACATGCGCATCAAGTTCAAACTGGATGCGACTGCTTACGACCAGTTCACCGTGGTGATCATCCTCCATCTTGGCCAGCGTACGGTCGGCATGGTGGTAGACGGCGTCTCTGATGTGATTACCCTGTCCAGCGAACAAATCAAGCCGGCGCCGGAAATGGGCACGGTCCTCAATACCGATTACCTGATCGGTCTCGGTACGCTGGCAGACCGCATGCTGATTTTGCTGGATATCGACAAACTGATGTCAAGCGATGAGATCGGCCTGATCAACAAGCTCGCCAGTTAA